In a single window of the Anabas testudineus chromosome 19, fAnaTes1.2, whole genome shotgun sequence genome:
- the nog2 gene encoding noggin-2 produces the protein MGFSHTLLVYVLVCVHLGVSQHFLRLRPSPSDHLPVPDLKENPDPEYDPREQDLAERTLRKKIGSHFDPNFMSISLPALVNLTASDNQVKLQGPMPNDIKKLDLTETPYGKRVKVGKKARRKFLQWLWTYTHCPVVYTWKDLGVRFWPRYIKEGNCFSERSCSFPEGMSCKPVKSINKIFLRWYCQGFLRQKYCTWIQVQYPIISECKCSC, from the coding sequence ATGGGCTTCTCACACACGCTGCTCGTTTACGTGCTTGTGTGCGTCCACCTTGGAGTCTCCCAGCATTTCCTTCGCCTCCGTCCATCGCCCAGTGATCACCTCCCCGTGCCCGACCTGAAGGAGAACCCTGACCCGGAGTACGACCCCCGGGAGCAGGACTTGGCCGAGAGGACTCTAAGGAAAAAGATCGGCAGTCACTTTGACCCCAACTTCATGTCCATCAGCTTGCCCGCGCTGGTGAACCTCACCGCGTCAGACAaccaggtgaagctgcaggGGCCCATGCCTAACGATATTAAAAAGCTGGACCTCACAGAGACCCCCTATGGAAAGCGGGTAAAAGTGGGCAAGAAGGCCCGTAGGAAATTTCTGCAGTGGCTGTGGACCTATACGCACTGCCCAGTGGTGTACACCTGGAAGGATTTGGGCGTGAGGTTCTGGCCACGTTACATCAAGGAGGGAAACTGTTTCTCTGAGCGCTCCTGCTCTTTCCCTGAGGGGATGTCTTGCAAACCAGTCAAGTCGATCAACAAGATTTTTCTCCGGTGGTATTGCCAAGGCTTTCTAagacagaaatactgtacatggatACAGGTACAATACCCGATCATCTCAGAGTGCAAGTGTTCGTGCTGA